Proteins from a genomic interval of Corvus moneduloides isolate bCorMon1 chromosome 6, bCorMon1.pri, whole genome shotgun sequence:
- the EGLN3 gene encoding egl nine homolog 3, translating to MPLGHIMRLDLERIALEYVVPCLHDIGFCYLDNFLGEVVGDCVLERVKRMHRDGELADGQLAGPSRGVAKRHLRGDQIKWIGGTEEGCEAINFLLTLIDRLVMYCGSRLGKYYVKERSKAMVACYPGNGTGYVRHVDNPNGDGRCITCIYYLNKNWDSKLHGGILRIFPEGKSYVADVEPIFDRLLFFWSDRRNPHEVQPSYATRYAMTVWYFDAEERAEAKKKFRNLTDARKREAPLNED from the exons ATGCCGCTGGGGCACATAATGAGGCTGGACCTGGAGAGAATCGCCCTGGAGTACGTCGTGCCCTGCTTGCACGACATCGGCTTCTGCTACCTGGACAACTTCTTGGGGGAGGTGGTTGGGGACTGCGTGCTGGAGCGGGTGAAGCGGATGCACCGCGACGGGGAACTGGCCGACGGGCAGCTGGCTGGCCCCAGCCGCGGTGTCGCCAAGCGGCACCTCCGCGGCGACCAGATCAAGTGGATCGGAGGCACGGAGGAGGGCTGCGAGGCCATCAACTTTCTCCTCACGCTGATAGACCGGCTGGTGATGTACTGCGGGAGCCGGCTCGGCAAGTACTACGTGAAAGAGCGATCCAAG GCTATGGTTGCTTGCTATCCTGGAAATGGAACTGGGTATGTTCGTCATGTGGACAATCCAAACGGTGACGGGCGCTGCATCACCTGTATTTATTATCTGAATAAGAATTGGGACTCCAAG ctgcatGGTGGGATTCTTCGAATATTCCCAGAAGGAAAGTCCTATGTAGCAGATGTTGAGCCGATTTTTGACcgactactttttttttggtcagatCGAAGGAACCCACATGAAGTCCAGCCTTCTTATGCAACCAG atATGCCATGACTGTGTGGTATTTTGATGCCGAAGAAAGAGCAGAAGCCAAAAAGAAGTTCAGGAACTTAACCg ATGCAAGGAAGAGAGAAGCACCTCTTAATGAAGACTAA